From Streptomyces chrestomyceticus JCM 4735, one genomic window encodes:
- the cseB gene encoding two-component system response regulator CseB: MADTHVLFVEDDDVIREATQLALERDGFVVTAMPDGLAGLEAFRADRPDIALLDVMVPGLDGVSLCRRIRDESTVPVIMLSARADSIDVVLGLEAGADDYVTKPFDGAVLVARIRAVLRRFGHASGPDGSGAATEAAAPAEAVLRFGDLEVDTEGMEVRKGGQPVALTPTEMRLLLEFSNSPGTVLSRDRLLERVWDYGWGGDTRVVDVHVQRLRGKIGQDRIETVRGFGYKLRG; the protein is encoded by the coding sequence ATGGCCGATACCCATGTGCTCTTCGTCGAGGACGACGACGTCATCCGCGAGGCGACCCAGCTCGCGCTGGAGCGGGACGGCTTCGTGGTCACCGCCATGCCCGACGGCCTGGCGGGACTGGAGGCGTTCCGCGCCGACCGGCCCGACATCGCCCTGCTGGACGTGATGGTGCCGGGCCTGGACGGCGTCAGCCTGTGCCGGCGCATCCGGGACGAGTCCACCGTGCCGGTGATCATGCTGTCCGCGCGGGCCGACTCCATCGACGTGGTGCTGGGCCTGGAGGCCGGCGCCGACGACTATGTGACCAAGCCGTTCGACGGCGCCGTGCTGGTCGCCCGGATCCGCGCGGTGCTGCGCCGCTTCGGGCACGCCTCGGGGCCGGACGGTTCGGGCGCCGCCACGGAGGCGGCCGCGCCCGCCGAGGCCGTGCTGCGCTTCGGCGACCTGGAGGTCGACACGGAGGGCATGGAGGTGCGCAAAGGCGGTCAGCCGGTCGCGCTGACGCCCACCGAGATGCGGCTGCTGCTGGAGTTCTCCAACTCGCCCGGTACGGTCCTCTCCCGCGACCGGCTGCTGGAGCGGGTCTGGGACTACGGCTGGGGTGGTGACACCCGGGTCGTGGACGTCCACGTGCAGCGGCTGCGCGGCAAGATCGGCCAGGACCGCATCGAGACGGTCCGCGGCTTCGGTTACAAGCTGAGAGGCTGA